A window of Daucus carota subsp. sativus chromosome 2, DH1 v3.0, whole genome shotgun sequence genomic DNA:
ATGAATTATTGAAAAATTGCGGGAGTCTTGAACATATGGATATAGCTGGTAATTATCTAAATGGGAGCATTCCCCGCAGTTTTGGTAAATGTGGTCAATTAAGAACACTGTTGTTGTCTTCTAATACATTTGAGGGTGTTATTCCTTCGGAACTTGGTGATCTTAAGAAGCTTGAAGTTTTGGATGTATCGCAAAACAGCCTTCGTGGTAATATTCCGACACTGCTTGGAAACTGTTCTAGCTTATCAGTTATTGTCCTCTCAGGTAATTTTGGTCAGAAAGCGGTTGGCATACCTGATGCCCTTTTCAAAGAGTATAATATGTTTGAAGGTTCCATCCCCGAGCAAGTTACATCACTCCCTCAGTTGAAGATATTTTGGGCTCCAGATGCAAATTTAAAAGGCAGATTTCCTAGCAATTGGGGACATTGTGATAACTTAGAGATGGTCAACCTGGCGCAAAACTTATTTACAGGAAAAATATATGGGGTATTTGAAGGATGCAAGAACCTGCATTTTCTTAATCTGAGTTCAAACAGCATAAGTGGGGGTCTCGACGAAAAACTTCAAGTTCCCTGTATGACCGTGTTTGATATTAGTTCAAACCTATTGTCAGGGTTGATTCCCAGTTTCCACAACATTACTTGTACTTCTCTCTTCTCTTCTAGTTCAGGCCTTCTTGAATCTTCCAGCCCATCCTTTGCGTATGTGTCATCCTTTACATGTAAAACACTTTCAGAAATCCCTCTACCATTTTCAAGTGTAGGCTTTCCAGTCATTCATGACTTCAGTCACAATTACTTCAGTGGTTCAGTTCCAATGCTTCCTGTAATCCGCGGAAGTCTAGGCAAAGGTGTTGAATATGCATTTATTGCAGCTGGAAATAATCTTACTGGCAGCTTACATGAAAACTTATTTGGCAACTGTAACAAGTTTTTTAGAATGCTCATCAATGTAAGCAACAATAGACTTTCTGGTCCACTTCCATCCGGTATTGGTGTCACATGCAGACCTCTAAAAGTTTTGGACGTCTCCAAGAATCAGATTTCAGGAGTAATACCTCACAGTATTGGATATTTACATTCACTTGTTAAGCTTGACCTGAGTTGGAACAAGTTACAGGGTCAGGTGTCAGTTGATCTCAGTCGCATGAAGAATCTGAAGTATCTATCCTTGGCAGGTAACGAGCTGAATGGAAGCATACCTTCTACATTCTCACAGTTAACTGCTCTCCAATGTTTAGAACTTTCATCGAACTCTTTTTCTGGTGAAATACCCGTGGGTCTAGCAAACTTGCATAACCTAGCTGTTCTATTgcttgaaaacaataaactggCAGGTAGCATCCCCACAAAGTTGTCAAATATAACGTCACTCAACAGCTGTTACATCTCACTTGATAATTTGTCTAAACAATTCTTGTTAGGCAGTAAGAAAATGAGTTGTAGCAACTTTCTTGGAAGTCTTTTCCTTCCTGTATCTCGTTTAGCTTTACCTCCAGGCGAAGACACACATGACTCTGTGGCTTATCCAGTAACGAGTGGTTCTAAAAGCTCAAACAAAGGATTTAGTTCTATCGAGTTGGCATCCATAATATCTGTATCTGCAATTGTTTTTATTCTTCTATGTCTAGTCGTCCTCTTCTATTATATAAGAAGAAAGACTCCAAATACGAGAGCTCATGTTTCAGAATCTTCTGAGAGGAAGGAAGTTGTAGCCTTCAAGGATATAGGGGTACCGTTGACTTATGAAAGTATCGTTGAAGCAACAGGAAATTTTAATGGAGTCCATTGCATTGGATATGGGGGTTTTGGTGCCACTTACAAGGCTGAGATCGCACCAGGAACCATAGTGGCAGTGAAGAGGCTCACTTTAGAACGATACCAAGGTATCCCACAATTTGATGCTGAGGTAGGCATCCTTGGAAGGATAAAACACCCGAATCTTATAACTTTAATTGGTTACCATGCCAGTGAAGCAGAGATGTTCCTCATATACAATTTTCTTCCCAGAGGTAATTTGGAGCAGTATATCGAAAAACGATCCAAAAGGGATGTCGACTGGAGAGTACTTCACAAGATTGCTCTGAATGTTGCAAATGCACTTGCTTTTCTTCATGACCAATGTAATCCACGAGTTCTACACCGTGACATCAAGCCAAGCAATATACTACTGGATGATCAATATAATGCTTATTTATCCGATTTTGGGTTGTCAAGGCTTCTGGGAATATCTGAAACCCATGCAACGACAAGTGTTGCTGGAACTTATGGTTATGTAGCACCAGAATATGCTTTAACTTGTCGCGTATCTGAAAAAGCTGATGTTTACAGTTTTGGCGTAGTCCTTCTTGAGTTGCTATCCGATAAAAAATGCCTAGATCGTTCTTTTTCTTCTTATGGAAATGGTTTTACTATAATATCATGGGCTATAATGCTACAGGAAAGCAGTCGGGAAAAGGAGTTTTTCACTAGTGGACTATGGGAGACAGCTCCGCAAAATCACCTTCTTGAAGTTCTAAAGCTAGCAGTAGCTTGCACAGCTGAGGTTAAAACTACGAGGCCTGCAATGAGACAAGTTGTCCACATACTGAGGAGATCTCGACCTCCTTCAGGCTAGGTTCTGCACTTGCCAGTCGTTTCTTGTACATATGAAGAAGGGCTGATTTTTCCAAGGTGACATATAGTTGTTGCAGCCAATTGTTTAGCTTTTAGTCATTCATTGGTGTTAGCTGAGATATTTTTTTGACTGGATCTAACCATGCATCTCATTCTTTCAACAATTTTGTGTACAGTCAAGTACAAAGATGCACCAAAGTGACACTCTTTGGCTATGTTTGTTAGTAAGAAAAACACTTCTcgaattatttgaaaatttgcattttgaatatatttgatTACTTTGTAGCAGCCACTTCAATAGTCTACATAATCCCACATTTTTAATGATCTAAAAAGGTCGTTTACATATAAACCATCTTGCCTACTCAAATTTTATCAGAATTCACAACACTTGATCCTGTTCATTAAACCAGGGGGTAAGATGTGCCCCTGCTCAGCAGTCAAGTCAGTGGTGATCTAATGGTTAAATTTCTCGATTTTTCTAACAAGAACACTTAAGAAAAAGATCTTAAAATCACAACAAAGACCACTTGCTTGCATAATAAATCCTGCTGGAGAATGAAAACGTGAGACAGTTCAGTCCATATTTTGTTCTTTTCCTACATAGCATTTGTTTTCTTGTTGGAATTTTGTAGCTCAGCCATTGAAGGTCTGCCTGCAATTTCTTACTCCCTGAACTCTGAAGAAATTGCTTTCCTCTTGATTGCTGACTAAATAAATGTGCTGCCTGGATTGTGGCAGAAGACTTATGGAGATACTCTGTTAACTCTACTATAAACAAGGTATTAGACAAAGGTGTGCTTATTAATATCAGAACTCAGAAGGTGTCATTTATGTGAGAAGCAAAATTGAATCTTATGaaaattcattttaaataattttcttttgaaatttgataaatacATGTACTTGTATTGtgaatgtaatatttttatgtgttttttaccTTACTAATTTTGGCAATTATCTTTTAGCTGTTCACTACCTGCTTTGGCAAATTTTGAATGTGCTAACCTATCTATAAGAAATCTTATATCATACTAACCGAATAATTAACACAATAAAAatgcttaaataaaataaaatcagataatataaataagataaataactattatctaaaataaattttatttttatattatgagtcaaaatatatgattaaaaaaataaaatttatattaatattttttttgaacttaTCACAAACTAGTTTAACCATATAGTTAAAAACTATATCActtattattagattaaattCAATACTACTTTTATTcgttttttataaattaactatacattttaatttaaagtccttcgaagatatatataacaaatttacACATAATTAGaacatatgaatatatattcaaaaaacatatataaatattaatatttcactTACCAAATTTATGAGGTGTACAACTCAATGTATTAACTATTAAGTGATAAAATTCTAAATTCTTAACATAAGAAAGTGTTTTCAGTTTTGTaataggaaaatattattccaaattagatatccaattttttttaactaatatattaGTAATGGGTTAAATATCAGTAGGTGATGCGTCCAACAAAAAATTCAAGTATGTCATTCATCGTAAATTTGACTCAAATGAGTTACGCAtgtgaaatttttatcaaaaatatcattctAACGTTGATCAAAATTCTTAAAGTGtctatatattgagtttcacacattttttatgaatagtattacatccaaatgaaagattctgagttctagtattttaaataatatttttagatttttaaaattttatcaactatttatttttaattttttgattgttttatttgatttaaataaaaataaatagtagatgaatttttaaaaatctaaaaatattatttaaaatactagaactcagattttttcatttggatgtaataccattaataaaaaaatgtgcgaaacttaatatataataatttaagaatTCCGGCTAACGGtagaatgattttttttttataaaaatattcaaacgAGTGACTCATTTGAGTCAAATTTGCAATGAGCAACTTATCTGAATTTTTTGAACGCAGTCAGTCAGTCACTTATGTGATATTTAACCCTATTAGTAATATTCCCTCCCTCCCCATCCTGAGACTCGTATAAAATATACttgtataacttttttttatttttttaaaataaaattttaaatatcaaatttttgtttagagaaaaaagttaaaaatatatgcaattatactttaaatgagtgtgaAAAAATGTGCCGAAAAATAACGCAAAGAAATGAGGGGACAGGCAGTAGTATTATATTCCctctattttcaaatatttgaacTTTCATTTTTTGACACACAATTCTAAGAGTTTTGACTGCATActtagaattattatttttaattttttttggatgaaaatattaatcttatactttaattcacaaaaagaaaattttaaaaatattaattctagctATGAAGTCAATGCATTTAAAATATGTGCACAAAAATCAAACGTTATTTGAAAACAGAGAGATTATTTAGAATACTCTATTTGATAatgatttgatttcaaattcacgATTTGTCCAAATCCACAGATAAATCTTATAATTATGTGGATTTGGATTTATCCAATTCCaccaaatttaaacattaaacaaaagttaaaatagaataatttGAAATACCAATAGGAAAATACAGAATACAAACTTCGTGCAGCTCATTCACTCCACGCTCCTCCGCCCTCGCCTCGCTCCTCGCTCCTCTTCTCTCCGGCCATCCTCCGGTCTCGTGCgattctctctctcctctctctccccctctcaccctctctctcccctctccctccccctctctccccactctctctctcgccctctctgtatctctccttctctctcgcCCTCTCTgtatctctccctctctctcgccCTCTCTGTATCTCTCCTTCTCCTTGTCTCTCTTGCCAGTATTGGATTATATTGTTGTCATTTTGTTGCTAAATTTGATATCTAATGTATATATGTGCGTGTAATTGATTTCACTGCACATTTTTGTAATTAGGGTTTAACTTTGTGTATATAATCTGTGTAGTTGTCATTTTTGGTGGGGTTGGTCTTATTATTGAGGTATTTGTGAGTTTTGTGCTATCAAAGCTATTATTTGTAGTGTCAGTTGTAAAGAAGTTAACTGCCACTATCTAGTATAGCTTGTATATTAGTTATGAATTGCTACTGATTCTAGTTTCTTcactaaaattaattatagtgacttgtacatgtatatatataatatgtgattaTTGTACTAGATTGAACGCCTAAAAAGTACAATGTCGGATGAATAGAGTATTCGATATTCGTGTAAATGTTTGAGGAATGATGAAGATTTGGAGTTGGTTACGATAGTTGCGGGTTTTATTGTGGTAGCAGCGGTCTTATATGGTCAAATGTACAGGGTGAAATATATATGAGGCCCTGACTTGTTAATTGTTGGGTGATGTACCATTAGTTTTGTCTGGTCTTTAACTAGCATCTTTAATTTTTTGCATTCCCTGTTCTATTAGTCCTTGTGTCGATCATATATACTGCTCTAGTCATTATTTGCTGTATCATGATAAAGTCTCATGACCTCataaaagacaagaaacacCAAATGATTATTTAAccagtatatattatatcaatatcACAGTATTGCTAACTTACAAAAGATAAGGACTAATACTGTCCtagagtttaaaaaaaataaggatttatttttttaaaaggagaggttaataaatttctttaagCACTGGAAATGATTTATATACCAGCTTTTCTTTAAGCACTGGAAATGCGGGTATCTCTGTTTTTATGTTGTGTCTGCATACTTAATACTTTGATGTtttttgaatgataataatttataattcctCATAAATTATTCGCCAGTCTTAATTTAATGACCAAGTTGATAGTTGGACTCATTTGGATTCCCTGTGTTATCATACTTCGCTGCCTTCTGTTAGTTTCTCTAAATTCTGAGTATATTAATTGGGGAAATGGAGTGTATGCAAGGACTGATAATATGTAGGAGGGAAATGAATTATGAGAGTGAATGAAGTACTGCCATGTAAACCATAGAAACTAAACTGAACTCTTTAGATTACCATTGCGGCATAGCTACACTTATTGTAGCTTTTGCTTTCTGGAAATATATTTGACACAACTTGGTTGACTATGGTATTCAGTTCATTTTTATGTCTTTAGATTACCATTGCGGCATAGCTACACTTATTTTTATGAAGTACTTGCTTTCTGGTATTCaacttggaaaaatatttttatggtATTCTGGGTCTTCACTACACGAGCATCTGTTGGATACAAAGTTTTAAGTTTATATGGTAATTGATGTAGTTGCTTCTTGTTCCACATGCAGGTCACTGAACAGGTTCTCGACGTAAAAGATTACAGGGGAAGCATCTCTCAGGCACAGAACATGCAATAAGATCCCTACTGGCGTGTTTACTTGTAAATATACCTTACTCTGTCGGTTTCAATATATGGTTTTCCATTCAGTACTGTTATAGCAATATGGCCTACTTCTTGTAAAACATTACTTCTGCCTCTTGTGTGCCAATGGCATTGAACATTAGATTGGGTTTTGTTAAACATTGATGACTAGTAAATATTTTATCTTAgactttatttgtaattttgaatGAGATTAAATATCTATCTCATGTATCGCCtacttcaaaatattatttagataaatattGGAGAACGCATTTGTGATTAAATTTGGAGTTATGATTaagtttttaagtaaaaatttgtttaaattccaAATTCAGCTTTTGAAATACTAAAATATCCCAAACAGTAGATTTGGATTTCAAATCCAGGATTTGAAATTCTAATATTCCCAAAcaatggatttggatttcaaattctggatttgaaatcctacatttgaaatgaaatccaTGTTTCCAAACGGCACCTGATTTTAATCCACAGGTTTTgttattctaatttaaatttCGGGACCGAGTTGCAGACAAAGCGAGCGGCTTAACGAAAGAGCTTCTTGTGTCTAGGGTTAAGCATCTGAGTACGCTAACTCACAGCTTTAAGGCTATGGTTGCTATTGCCGCTGCCTCCTCAATGGTCGATAATACCCCTCTTCAGAAGAGGCAAAAGATTTTGCAACAGAGAAAATCTTTACCTATTGCTACAGGTAAATTACATATATCTGAATTCTTGCAAAATTTAGACTTCTTTATGCCTGATCATTCATTACTTTAAGTTTTAGTTTCTGTCAAAATTTGTTCTTTATGATATTTACATGAATTTCGTTGAAATTGTTATATGCCCTTTTGAATTCTAGTTGAAAAGAGGCTTTTGGAGGAGGTTAGGAAAAATGATACATTGATTATTGTTGGTGAAACTGGAAGCGGAAAAACTACTCGTAAGTTTACTTTTGTTGATGTCGATTGCTGGTTGGCTTAGGTTAAATGGATTCTTTAAAGAAGATATGTGTGAATTAGGGACCCTTTTTTTTTGTGTGCATTGATATGAACACTGCCTTTTTTCAGAGTTACCACAGTTTCTTTACAATGGGGGATTTTGCCGTGATGGTGGATTAATTGGGATCACTCAACCTAGACGTGTTGCTGCAGTGACTGTTGCTAAAAGGGTAGCTGAGGAATGTGGCAGTCAGGTTGGCCAGCGAGTTGGTTATGCCATTAGATTTGAGGATGTCACCTCCAACATGACTAAGATCAAATATATGACCGATGGACTACTGTTAAGGTAAGTGTGTGAATATGTAAAGCGCTAGTAAGTTGGTAAcacttaggttgtgttcacttcatgtaatggaatgaggggagaatggaatgaaaaattatatagaatttttaaggagaaagaagaaagtatgagataatggTGACAATatatgaatgtagttaatttttttgtgagaaagattgtgaagaaacatgatgttgaaatggaatgagcattccttccaaaacatgtgggttagagttaTAGTTGAAATAGTAAggttggaatgattgaaggaatgaaaattatatacattttctttgataaacaccattttagagtacaaaattcattccattcactccaagtgaacacagccttaaAGTTTACGGGGTTCAAAAGAGTGTGGTTTTGTTTAACAAGTATTAGGTATATTTGCTTTTTCTAATATAAACTATGTGGTGGTCTTTAAGCTATTTCCTTAGTCCATGATTTGCTTTAAAACATAAAGTAGTCTAGGTGAAAATGGGTTATCAGAGCATCTCTAACTGAACAGTATAACTCTGTAATAGTGTAAGTTTTAGCGTAAAACCAACTCCAACGCAACTCTATATATGGTTTAAGCAAAATGTGTGCTTGCAAACATCACAATTGTATCATAAGGCTGACTGCATCTTGAACTCTTTTCATCAATGCTTCAGGGAAGCACTACTGGACCCTTATCTCTCCAGGTATGCAGTTATAATCATAGATGAGGCTCATGAGAGAACTGTTCATACTGATGTCCTGCTCGGGTTGCTCAAGAGAGTACAAAAGACTAGGTCACAATATGCCAACAAGCAGTCAAATGTTGACTTGATGAAGGCCAATTTTAACACACTCATAAAGAGAGAAGAAAATGGCCCAGGCGTTGGTAATCTCCAGCAGTGCCAAAGGAGGAATTCTAATCCATTGAAGTTGATTATCATGTCTGCTAGTTTGGATGCACGGGGCTTTTCTGAGTTCTTTGATAATGCAAAAGCTGTCCATGTTCAAGGGCGACAATTTCCTgtggatatatattatacttttcAGCCCCAGACAGATTGTGTAGATGCAGCTTTACTAACTATATTTCAGGTATTTATCCTTTATCTTTTGTGATACTCTTACTCAGATGTATTACTTGTCCCTGGAAGCTGTTCGATCAAGAAATCATTTGGATAGATAATAATGTATATGTAGGCAGATCTCAATATCTCATACTGCTTCCTTGGCCATTGTATATCTCAAAGAGATTAGGCATTTATCcgttaaaaggtttgatctttGTTTACAATATGAAGCCTAACATTACATTCTCCGGAAAATGTTGAACACGGATGGAATATTTGTTGTGCTCCAACTTGACCATCTCTTCTCTCTATTAAATTGATGAAGACACttaattgtttttttgtttaaagCTGATATATTTGATATCTATCTATGTATATTTGCGTTTGTCATTATAATCTTTCCTCTATGGTAGTTATCTTTACACCTTTTTATAGTTGGTTCTCTAATTTCATCAGATACATCTGGAGGAGGGTCCTGGGGACATACTTGTCTTCTTGACGGGCCAAGAAGAGATTGAATCTGTTGAGAGGCTTGTTCGCAACCGCATTCGGCAGTTACCAGAAGGCAGCCAAAATCTATCTACTTTTCCTATTTTTTCATCTCTTCCCTCAGAGAAGCAGTTGAAAGTGTTCGCGCCTGCTCCGCCTGGATTTCGCAAGGTAAAGTGGATCTTGATCTTTATGTAATTGGTTTTTTAGTCATTGAAGTGCTTTGTTGTTTATATCACTTGTATTATTGTACACTGACATTTGGTAGTACGTTCTTTAGTAACCTTACAAGCAACTTCTCGAGGATAGAAATGTACTATAGTAGTATAGTGGAGTCAACACAGATTCTACAATGTAGTTTCTTTTTTTAACAGCTTTATGAATTGAGTGGATAATTAGTTCATTACTACATGTAGGTATTAATGCTTCTGAACTGAACGACTATGTAAAGGAAGTAACTCGAAATTTATACTGAGTACAAGCACTTTATGTTTAGTGTAGCACAAGGCAGGATGgatttttaatataacaaacaaaaaacatataCATAAATTCTTCACTTCTGTTTATCATTAAGCACTTTGTAAATAGAGATGGTCAAGGACTTTgctaatatataatcaaaagtgTGAGCTTCACAAATCCCTTTAGGCGAATCACTTCTAGTAATCTGTCAATACACTTTCTTGGATTGTTTTTTGGCCAAGTTTGTTTAATAGCTTGTATGCTCTGCTTAGGTGATACTGGCAACTAATATAGCTGAGACCTCAGTGACAATACCTGGAATCAAGTATGTTATTGACCCTGGTTTGGTGAAGGTGCGAAGTTACTCTTCCGAATCTGGGATAGATTCCTTGATAACAGTTGAAACTTCAAAATCCCAGGCTCACCAGAGGAGGTAGGTTGCTTTTACAAACTGTGCTGCCTAATGTCTTTAGACAATAATTGAGAATTAGAATCCCTTTGAACATAATGTAACTGTGCTAATGATTCTGTATCTTCTACACAACGTCAtttaaagaaaaaggaatacaaGTTGTGGGTGTGGTCATTCCTAAGTAACAAACAACGGCTTACATAATTAATCAAGAACATTCCCTTTAATCGTCATGTGTAGATGTGCTTGTTTCCTTTTATCGTTACCAGGAATCCaggattattattaatataccTTAATGGCACGTGACAGATGAACGTGGTGTCTGGGGTTTAACATTCTGTCTAAATATGAATTGCAGTGGGCGTGCTGGACGTGAAGGACCAGGAAAATGCTTTCGTCTTTATCAAGAGAGTTTATTTGACAAGCTTCCCGATTCAACAGTACCAGAGATCAAGAGGCTGGACTTGTCAAATGTTATATTGCAGCTTAAAGCTCTAGGCATTGACGACATTTTTGGATTTGACTTCATGGAAAAACCAGACGAGTATGTATACTAAATTATGTGCATCTGCTTATTTTTTGTGAAAGTGCTTGTTGTACTTGCTACAGAAACTTATAACTAACTGATTCTATTATTACATTTACATCTTTTTGGGGATGAATATAACATTTTTGTTTCGATTTTATAGAAGTTGAAGTTACAGATGTCCTGTGTAAGTGCACCTGTTTCGTATGTAGGCCTATCCTATTACCATATATACTTTCTTGTTTTTACTGCCTGGCTTTATGACTCGCTGTGTTTTTctgtgtttatttaattatttttgccaCGGTTGTTGTCAATAACATCCAGAGTAAATAGTTATCTTTTGTATGAACTTTGATAATATTGCGAACTACATAGTAAAGAGTATGAAATActtgatatttttgtaaaaatgtaTGTTACTGTACGTGAAATACTTATCTATTTACAAGAAATTGAATGCTCTAAAATACAGTTAAGAAGATCAAGTGTTTCTTAATTTGTTAATCTTGGCTTTATGGTTGTAATTTCTGTTCTCATGGTGGTAGTTAGCTTGCTTAGTATTTCTAAAGCATCTGGTAGTCCAAAATTTGTAATTTCGTTCTTTACTTTTGCTTTTTACTGCGAAGAAGCTGTAATTGCTACAATCAACTTGTCTTCCTTGATAAATACACTAAATGAGGAGCACTTAATTTGTTTCCACTCATTTGAACAGAAAAGCTGTCATAAGATCATTGGAAACATTGTTCTTGCTAGGCGCTTTAACAGATGAAGCAAAACTATCGAATCCAGTTGGGCAACAGATGGCCCGGCTTCCATTGGATCCTATGGATTCAAGGGCAATCCTCCTTGCTAGTCAGTTCAATTGCTTAAAAGAGATGTTAATAGCTGTTGCTATGCTTTCCGTGGAGTCCATCTTTTATGCACCCCCTGATAAGCTTGAACAGGTATGTTTCTCCTAACGATTAAGGATGTTACAGAATTGCTAAATGGTAGAATTAATTTCATTCGTTTACATGTTTCTTTGTTTGCCAGTCACGTGCAGCAATGAGATGCTTTTCAAGTCCAGAGGGAGACCATCTGACTTTAATTAATGTCTACTGCACTGCTGACGAGTTCTTCGAAAAAAGCCTGGCAAGTAATAGTAAAGAAAAAGCTGAAAAGAATTTGAGAAATTGGTGCAAGGAAAATTTTATCAATAGCCGCTCTCTGAAGCATGCTCGTGACATTCACAGGTATAGTTGATTGGTTGACTCAAATTTGTAACTTAAAAGTTgtctttgttatatattttagatttgtAGGTATATTATGATCTTTAGTGTGCTTTTAACAATGGACTTATAAAGTATAACCGTTTATAGTTAAAACAGTATTTTCCCTGATAATGATATCCTTTAATGTTGTTTCTTTAATTATATGTTTCGGCACAATCTTTATTT
This region includes:
- the LOC108209645 gene encoding pre-mRNA-splicing factor ATP-dependent RNA helicase DEAH10; protein product: MVAIAAASSMVDNTPLQKRQKILQQRKSLPIATVEKRLLEEVRKNDTLIIVGETGSGKTTQLPQFLYNGGFCRDGGLIGITQPRRVAAVTVAKRVAEECGSQVGQRVGYAIRFEDVTSNMTKIKYMTDGLLLREALLDPYLSRYAVIIIDEAHERTVHTDVLLGLLKRVQKTRSQYANKQSNVDLMKANFNTLIKREENGPGVGNLQQCQRRNSNPLKLIIMSASLDARGFSEFFDNAKAVHVQGRQFPVDIYYTFQPQTDCVDAALLTIFQIHLEEGPGDILVFLTGQEEIESVERLVRNRIRQLPEGSQNLSTFPIFSSLPSEKQLKVFAPAPPGFRKVILATNIAETSVTIPGIKYVIDPGLVKVRSYSSESGIDSLITVETSKSQAHQRSGRAGREGPGKCFRLYQESLFDKLPDSTVPEIKRLDLSNVILQLKALGIDDIFGFDFMEKPDEKAVIRSLETLFLLGALTDEAKLSNPVGQQMARLPLDPMDSRAILLASQFNCLKEMLIAVAMLSVESIFYAPPDKLEQSRAAMRCFSSPEGDHLTLINVYCTADEFFEKSLASNSKEKAEKNLRNWCKENFINSRSLKHARDIHSQILDNVTRMGLRVTSCGDDMLQFRRCLAASFFLNAALKQPDGIYRVYRSGQMAQIHPSSVLFRSKPECIIFKELVQTTQSYVRNVTRIDPLWLSELAPQYFGVQE
- the LOC108208926 gene encoding LRR receptor-like serine/threonine-protein kinase RPK2 translates to MHPTLCHFPTFSRKSITKTPIFSFLLICSFLKFWGFGLIIIMIKKMGRLIYVILFLCFGCSVLGQDKMVLLEFKNSISDPSGILSSWKTDALNFCSWDGVTCNSDSRVVELKIAGGNGGNVFDDSCLKYSEFMLDGYGNEINCSGMNGKLVGELPYVIGKLTMLRVLSLPFNELSGELPSEMWGLKNIEVLDLEGNLITGNLSGNFDSFRKLRVLNLSFNRIGGEIPNSLSKCSDLQVLNLARNKIEGRIPGSFGGFVKLKVLHLSFNLLRGSVPDELLKNCGSLEHMDIAGNYLNGSIPRSFGKCGQLRTLLLSSNTFEGVIPSELGDLKKLEVLDVSQNSLRGNIPTLLGNCSSLSVIVLSGNFGQKAVGIPDALFKEYNMFEGSIPEQVTSLPQLKIFWAPDANLKGRFPSNWGHCDNLEMVNLAQNLFTGKIYGVFEGCKNLHFLNLSSNSISGGLDEKLQVPCMTVFDISSNLLSGLIPSFHNITCTSLFSSSSGLLESSSPSFAYVSSFTCKTLSEIPLPFSSVGFPVIHDFSHNYFSGSVPMLPVIRGSLGKGVEYAFIAAGNNLTGSLHENLFGNCNKFFRMLINVSNNRLSGPLPSGIGVTCRPLKVLDVSKNQISGVIPHSIGYLHSLVKLDLSWNKLQGQVSVDLSRMKNLKYLSLAGNELNGSIPSTFSQLTALQCLELSSNSFSGEIPVGLANLHNLAVLLLENNKLAGSIPTKLSNITSLNSCYISLDNLSKQFLLGSKKMSCSNFLGSLFLPVSRLALPPGEDTHDSVAYPVTSGSKSSNKGFSSIELASIISVSAIVFILLCLVVLFYYIRRKTPNTRAHVSESSERKEVVAFKDIGVPLTYESIVEATGNFNGVHCIGYGGFGATYKAEIAPGTIVAVKRLTLERYQGIPQFDAEVGILGRIKHPNLITLIGYHASEAEMFLIYNFLPRGNLEQYIEKRSKRDVDWRVLHKIALNVANALAFLHDQCNPRVLHRDIKPSNILLDDQYNAYLSDFGLSRLLGISETHATTSVAGTYGYVAPEYALTCRVSEKADVYSFGVVLLELLSDKKCLDRSFSSYGNGFTIISWAIMLQESSREKEFFTSGLWETAPQNHLLEVLKLAVACTAEVKTTRPAMRQVVHILRRSRPPSG